In Lytechinus variegatus isolate NC3 chromosome 6, Lvar_3.0, whole genome shotgun sequence, the DNA window ACATAACCTTTATGTAACGAAGCCCTGAACAACCATAAACATTTATATCGGTGGAGGTTTGATGAATATCATTCAAAGAATTAGGGTGTTATGAAtctttaacattttaattttgtgacgtcacagatTAGCAAGTCAATCCTATGTGCCATGTGATCTACCTCTACGCCGGACAATCCTTGccaaatcaatattcattttccaaGGCCCGAAAATAAGCCAGTTCAAggttagctcatgatcaacttttctcaaaaaacctttgtgatttttcattagaaTGAGtactattattttcaaaagtagATGTTGCGTAAGCGCTACCGCtagagtattcaaattctaagaacaaaatatattgtatagaccacgtgactagaatagtacatcagggaCAAAGTTtagaaatctgttttattgtctgccgTTGgcacatttcacttttgttcagcttggatgtgataaaatgaatattttgaaaggaatacatgaataatcatcaaattatgAATGCCTGTGTCAGTAaatttgaaagccaccttcattgtttatttcaaatgaccttttCCTGCTCGTGCGCAGTCTACAATCGTGAACAGGCTTATTTGGGGGCACTCTTGAAAACACTATCAAAGATTCCCCAAGCCTAAATTCTTTTCAATTTAAGTTCTTTTCAATTTGCAAATTTATTTGTTCCTTATCATCATGCTGCTAAATGTAAACTATATTGTGATTATGTACTGTTGTTTCGCCTGgattattaacaaaatatataagaGTACGAAAAATACATTATGTACCATTCATTTTATGACAAAACTCTTCCACTTTAttgaaacaatattttaaattttaaaatgaattatgtTAAGACTTGCCTAAACCTTATACGAGCTTTTCAGTTTCTGTCctaaacttaaaaataattaaacGTTCACAAGGCTTTAGTCAGGAAACATAGCTAACCGTGTTCAAAGCTGACCACCTGGCCAGGCGAGAGGGGGAAACTTTATCGCTTTCAATTTATAGTCCCTATATCTTTTCAATCCCTTTGCGATCATTCACCATATTCCATTTTGTGAATACCATGCACAATTTAAAGATATTAGCAACGACATTTTCTCTCTTGTTGTAGGAGGAAggtgtatatataaatattataatacatatatatattaatatgtgGAGATTACCACTTTGGCAATTTTCATGCATACAAttggctaaaaaaaatataccacaTTCACTAAAAATATCTTTATTACCAAACGATTTGCCTAAAAAGTGAAATACCAGGACACGATAAATGAGcacttaaaacaaaattagcCATTACGATAAAACTTGGCtgaattaaaatattaattcctCTTTATGATCTCATgttacatttgaaaaaaaaatgacctgcactgtaaaaactgtggtgttaaaactgacaccaataggtgttaatagaggaccacaccatgaggtgttaaaataacaccctagagattgaacagaacaccaaagagtgtaaatgtaacaaccataggtgttgtaataacacctataggtgtaaaactaacaccaccaatttaacaccggtatAGAATAACTGGTGTGATCCTCTAAGTACACCGGTTAACGCCgcggtttttttttctgtgtgatggcttttatttgaacaaaagggatccgtttcataaaacttgttagaGTAATAGATTTGCAATTTCAGTTTAaagctacactctaaaaaatgaagtgctaattcagctcttaaagtgCGTGtgtagtgactgcactttggagtgctgatttttctcgttcaaatttgaactaggcaattcagcactccgaagtgcagtcactatatacacgcactttaagagctgaattagcacttcattttttagagtgtaccgaAATCCTTCGatttgattggctaatagtaaacttgttatcaaaactgtgcatttgttattacaaTAAATCTTAAAGAAACGGAACCAAGGCGCGCATTTTGTCAGAAGGGAAATAAATCCCAATGCCATATAtgatagaaaaaagaaatggaaatataattGGCAATAAAGGTCGTAGGTGGCGGTAGTTCACAAAGGCCTACACAGCAATTTTCTGAAATTTACTAGTTtggtctgttttttttctttgtttttggcAATAAAAATTACCGTAATATAATATTGCATCTCTTCCTTTGCtcgtcaaaaaaaaaaatgaaatgatgaaagTCTCCTAAAATTGCCAAAATAGATCAGAAAAATTTTATAATGATAAGAACACTTTGAGCACTGACATTATTTCGCAATTTTAAGCATTCCTGTAGCAATTTGGCAAATAATTGGAAATGCATCCGGGCACTTGAATTCTTGTCCGACGAAGTCTAAGTGTTATTCAGTTCTTTGAAACCACAAATACAAAATCTATACCATTAACCATTGCTATAAAAGCCCTGCAAATACAGTTTTTAAATCATTCCGCTTTGTGAAAACTTTGACTTTTCTTCTTTGCTTAATGAAGGGTCCggaaaaatcatacaatttttatcaatattgaaaaaatatctgtatcgatttcaacatgttcaacatgGATGTGGTAAGCATTTTGCACAACACATTATACATTCTTTGAGATTGATGGATATGAGTGAAATAGAGTAAGatctgaaattttgtatttttaatgtaaaaagtgtttaaaaaatgtacaaaaaacgtAAAAGATCACTTTGTGTGCTAGTATGTCATTAAAAAGTGTTCGCACATGCACTGTTAAAACGTCGTTTAAACAGATATACGAGTTGATTAAATccatcactctaacaactaGTTCTTTTAAACTTggattttaaagtttaaaaaaaagggatttaaactgttaaacaagtCGATTAAATCGGTGTAAatcataaaatcttaaacaattattgtttaagtgtttaaacaacttgttgttaaAGTGACGGGCTAAAACAATGCGCTTAAAATTTTCAAACAGTCTTTTACGGTGCCCATTTATTCTTTCGGGGTTTTTTTCGTTTCATCTCAGAATTTTTTCATAATATGCTTTGTGGCTATCTTCTGCCCATTCATCATCTCAAAAAGACCGGAAGCGAACGGATCACCACTCGTCCACATGGGAAACCACAGCAACGCAACGTGCCAAGAACCAAACGGACATGAATTAGCCTCAATGTTAGCCTCAGCGATGGCCGAAGACCCTACTGTGGTCGAAAGCACACGAGCCCTGTTTCAGACACCCCTCGGCACGTCTTCGGCCGAAACGATCCTTCGAAATTACGAGTTCAACCTAACAACGCATCTACACGATGTATCGGAATGTCCTCGATATCTTCTCAACGCTATAGATTACGCCATAGAAAGTAGATCGTTATGTCCATGGCGTTATGTTCTTCAAAGCGACACTGAAAGGTTAGTGTGAACATTAAGGGGTGGTGTTCTGATAGTAGGCCAATTCAatgttcctttctgcgcatgatcagaagaaggttaCCGGTATTTGTACCAAGTGACATGGCgtttaatatttcatgagatacgcaccaactttgatgtcttgactATTCATTCTGACTTTTGAATtgggttttgaataaaatacaccaaaaaacaacaatgcgccATTATTGACATTATTTCATTATCGACTTGATATAAATAACATACTAATGCATTCATAGCAGAAGGCATCAAATACCTTCTTAGAGTGTTCCTTGTGTGTTATtttagtcacctggtctatgcaATTTCTGCATCCTGCTATTTACGGCATGCATACATactatcttgctttgaaatctgcctatcataatgaaaggtcattcgaataaatagaccagttcgtagttacttcatggacaattttggtcaaatgacctttcatttttttcattatgataggcagatttcaaagcaaggtatTACGTAAGCTTACCTTACATAGCACGATGAAGAATTTGAATacaccaggtgactagaatagcacaccaatgaacactttatgaaggtatctGTTGCATTCCtaatttgaatgcatatcatatcatgttgcacaatgtacttggcaaactgaaataccagtcgttcgtggacacattgttgttttttgtggatataaatgaaaaccacaatttaaaagaatatatgaataatcaacacatcaaagttggtgcttatctcattaaattttaatccaccatgtcacttttaaatgacttccctctgatcatgcgtagaatcttttaaTCATGCGCaaaaaggaactacgaactggcttattgtccTTGAGGTAATCCGAACTTGTCTATTAAACTTAAGTTTAATCCTAGTAGTCTAAACCACAATTCTAAACCACACTTCATTGAAATGCTGGCATCATACTCTTTATACATTATTCGTGCTAATTATAACTAACCAACGAATTTATTGAAaactattattttcatattttcctgcTCTCCTGCATTTCACGactcaattatttttcatttacgtTTTGCAACagtataagaataatttttaatcGGTGAATAAGTTGACAACCGACACTCCAAAAAGGTATGGTCTCATTCAACCCAGGTATAACTAAACTTTGGCTGTCAGAATACcacactatttatttttttgccttGCTTATAAATGTTCAGATGACAAACTTTAATAGTCCTAATgatcatgaaatatttatacTGGACATTTAAATATAGTCTAACAAAACATTTCAATGGTGCCAGAAGCAGGAGTGGGTGGCATTTTGATAAATAactatttcatttaataatataataacgCAGTTCGTGTACAGCGCATATCACATTTTGTCGTAACGAcccttccaaaggacttggatgtTATTATCCTGGCTTTAGCCCGCAGCCTTTTCACTGCGCGGTGGCAATTCAAGGAATtcattcctgccaggtacccattcacctcacctgggttgagtgcaggcacaatgtggatacatttctaaCTGAAGGAAACAACGCCATTGCTGGGATTCGTACCCAggaccctctgttttaaagtcagaagactagtccactgggccacaacgctcgaACATGTCATTGACCTGATTTTGCCTTTGACATTCTTAGGTATCCAAGGGACATTCTCGTTGTGCAGTGTGAGTGCAAGGAGTGCGTAATCCCAGAATTAGGAACGTTTTCATCTTACAAAGCTCGATGCCACCCTGTAATTAAAGGCCAACAAGTCTTAAGACGCACCGGACAGTGTATTGATGGTGTTGAAAGGTATGCAGGTTTTAAACGTAGGATAACCAGTATCGAGAAGCCGAGAAAATCCATTCTATGTATTTCAATGACTTGTCAATTAAggatatacaatttttttatagctGCATCAAAGTGATAAGAAAATCAGAGGGTTGACAGTGTTCCATATTTAGTGTTAATGAAAAGATAAtccaagctgatttttttttcgatttgaatatattttaggacgggttgttttgtcctatacaaactatttttttttaaacttcgttttttattttttgagtaatatttctctctcatttattttttttctcatttgattacatatgcCTGTATGTGAACTTTGTTAttggttttgttatctattttttgaggggcccacattgtacaagcattgctttttagtgggtccctccattttcatcttaatttaatttctattgaaaaatagtatacttatttaaaacctccaatgtgttgcccaaattgtgtaagtgtttttttttcacaacatatgtattgttatttttctttctttgcaactgatacaaatacttatgtttacatatggtatacaatttgtttttgtttgatggaagtggaaataaataaaatttaattgaattgaatttaatagaGAGAGTAAAATCAAACTAACGAAAAGATAGCAATTTCATCTGAAGTGAACGAGAAATAACTATACATTTATTGGCAATTCTAAGTGCTTTCTTTTCCGTAGAAAAGTGCTATGCATGTCCGCATGAATATTGAATGAGGGAACATAATTTCTCcacttattattttgtatttcattaggACTGAACCCCCATGTGTTTATTCAAATGTATGTCccctaaaaatgtgaaaataaaaaagacttCTGATCCACTGTGTattcattgaaaacaaaaaaaaaattcattttcttaCAGGGGAgacatgtatgaaatatgaaattagaATGATTTCGAAAAATGAATTACCGGTATGAAAACGGAAGGTTGGTTAATGACATTAATGGTCTCAATCTTGCATGACGGCATGGAGTTTGTATCTACACATCATTTTTGCcgaactttaaaattcaacaacttCATTTCATCCTaaccattatcaccattaatATCCTCATCATGTCCTTAAAATGAGTCtctcatttttgaaagactACTTGAATAATCGATGGCAATGTCAATTTCAACAGTTGCAGCCCTGATTCTCTTTTAGTTCGATGTGGTGTCCCTCAATGTTCCATTTTAGGCTCACTTTTAATTTTACTCTACGTTAACGACATTATTAGAACTTCTTCTATTTCATCCTTCGTTTTATTTGCCGACgacaccaatatattttattctcatagagaccttaattcattaaacaatATCGTAAATCGTGAAATAGACAAAGTGTCAAACTGGATCAAAGCCAACAAACTCTCCCTTAAtacaaaaaagacacattttatgtatGTCAGACACCATTCCCATAACATTAACACACCGATTCACATTAACATTGACGGCACCCCCCTAGAACAgaaaaaccaaataaaaaataacagaacatgaaaaatatctaGAACTTTATGAAGACTCCATGATTATCAATTACTTTAGTCTATTTTTTTGATCGCGAGCGTTGATTATTTTCTCTCCGATGGTTAAGGAAACCCTTAATCTTAACccgttttatcattttatgtctTTGCATGTAGGTACGAGCGACAGTTCGAGCCGATCCCTGTAGCATGTGTGTGTGAAAAATCCAGAATATTTCTTGGTACGCACAATGTGTATACATCTTAAGAGGTGGAAGATTTTGTAGGCTCACTATAGAGTACTtaaatgtgacgtcatcaaatttccATTTGGGATTTCAGCATTTTCGATACCATATTTCGGTGGAGCATGATGAAATAATGTCGGGGGCCGTTCAATAAtgttgttcgtaagttaagagtgactttaagaacgactggtgatctttttttgtggtaaatgatgttcACCATTTAATgctcattggtgattatttagcgcggAAGAAATGTTCACCAAGTACGCTTTTAACTTGAGTGCAACCGCACTTAATTACAGTTCATATTTTCAGTTTTGATTTATgttattttatacatttcatGATGTTCATGTtctgttattttgttatttaccatgttcatgctatgttatttatttatgttgtgTACGGACTTAcctttcatgattttgagtgttaAAAACACAGTTTGTCTTTAGTCTGACCCCCATAggtccaaactggtgttgtttcaatacttccaGGTGTGGACATATTATATAGATTCTgaactggtgttaaatcaacaccggagtttttacagtgtacaggCGTATTCCGTCACAAGACTTAATTCaaggagaaatatatatatatatatatatatatataaataaatatggatagatagatatgtaTCAAAATATTCGTCTgttaatatattcatatttttatgacaaacggttttgtataattcatattgaaaatgatattttgttgaaaagtaataaatgtttatttgaattgattaTGCTGAAAGGGACCAAACCAAAAGAACGTTATTGAAAATAGCGCAGACCAATAGGCATTTTACCATTTATTATAATCACACTGTATGACATGCACGaagattgaattataaaattTCTAGTTTAAAAGTAATAGTTTTCCGTACTTCCTGTATTGTATTTCATGtacactaattttttttttatcatacatgAAATTGAGTTGTGAAAATTGCGATAAAATTCATGTTTAACTAGAAGTATTCCTCTTTTATAACTATTAAGATTAAACATATTAAGTATAATCAGTTGCACAAAAAGATTCTTAGTAGTATTATGCAAGGGTGACGAGAGACTCGTTGAGGGAGGGTATGGGGGATTTGCTAATGACAGCAACATTTTGGCtgctttaataataattataataataatgaaaatgataacaatatcaataataatgataataataatgatagctaTTTCTAtggcgccatctatctagaaataatctattccgaggcacattattattagtattacccCCAGCTTTCGCTCGAGCTGCCTTTAAGCGATTTGATTGAAAGAGGACAGTCTTAACCACTAAACCATAACACCCATCTTTTTTGTAATGGTAGAAGAAGAACAGtccattattatattttcatcgATGAAAGCACCTAAGAAATTGGTGTGATGGAACACGCTCATCAATTTTAGTATTCATcctgatttgaaaataatccaTGGATTACTGCGACGATTTTTTCCGAGTTAATATCAAAACATGTATAAGATTTTTTTGTGTTCGGTACCAGTTTCTTTTGGAATAACCGAATACTTTGTTTAGTTCTGAATTGAGTAATGcatttaatgaagaaattttCTCACTTGAGATTGAAATGTTGGTGTCATCGGGACACAATATAAATTTGAGCT includes these proteins:
- the LOC121416636 gene encoding uncharacterized protein LOC121416636, translated to MGNHSNATCQEPNGHELASMLASAMAEDPTVVESTRALFQTPLGTSSAETILRNYEFNLTTHLHDVSECPRYLLNAIDYAIESRSLCPWRYVLQSDTERYPRDILVVQCECKECVIPELGTFSSYKARCHPVIKGQQVLRRTGQCIDGVERYERQFEPIPVACVCEKSRIFLGTHNVYTS